The following is a genomic window from Fusarium verticillioides 7600 chromosome 5, whole genome shotgun sequence.
AAGATGGAACACCCCTGTCAGTGTGGATGATGCGCATCAGTTCCCTGGCTGCTTTCGCCATCAGCTTCCTCGTTTCTCTCGCGACTTTCAAGAGCTGGGCTGGACTTGGACCTACCAACACTGTTGGACTGTTCGTCGTTCTCTATCTCCTGAATGCTGTGCAGCTTTTCGTGTACGTGGCCATGCAAATTCTGCTCGTGACTAGGACACTGCAGGATCGATGGCCTCTCGGCGATATTGCgtttggcatcttctttttTGTGGCTGGCCAGGTCCTTCTCTACGCCTTCAGCTCAAAGATCTGTGTCGCTATCAGCCATTATCTTGACGGCCTGTTCCTTGCGACAGTTTGTAATTTGCTGGGCGTAATGATGGTATACAAGGTATGTCAAATATGATCCGGAAACCCTGCGGTTCGCTACTAATATTTTAATAGTACTGGGATTCGATCACcaaggaagatcttgaaTTCTCGGTTGGCACAAGGATGAACAACTgggaggtcaaggagcttctGCCAGAGGAAGATCGAAGGGCGACTGTCTTTTCGGAGGATCCCTATGCTCAGTCCAGCTCCTATGATCTGCCTTACTCGCCAGGCGCGGCACGATACTCGGCCAAGTACTAAACGCTCTGACCACCAGAACAACTTTGACGCTATTAACGAGACTTCATTTTCTTCTATTTTGATTCAGCGCGTGTCGCGCAGTTCATGGCGCTCTTGTAGAGCGACACGAAACATTGGGCTGTTTTGCTTTTAGAATCCTTACATTGCGCGGCGTTTTTAATGGACTGTATAGGTGTGACCAGCCTGGATGGCCACAACTGGGGGTAACGAAAACCGACGGGCAAATGGAAGGCCTGGGGGAAGCAAGAGACGCTTGTTAATAAGGGGAGGGAACCTTGATGACCAGGATGGACAACGACATTGTAGTTGTTGCGAGTTTTGCATATAATCATATAGGTAGTTTATATATTACTGAGACTATACTTGCAACGCTTGCCAATGCTTGAATTTTTGATCGTATCGTGGTTCTTGGACTACAAGATGGCTGGCTGGCAggcatgatctgatctgatcgTCCGCCAGATAGGCTTATGATACCTGAGCTAGATGGGCTTAAGCTGAGCGATCCGTGGTATTATACCGAGTTGGGATTGGTGAGAACGAAGTCTCGTGTCCGTAAGAAACTTCCGGGTTGATATTCGTAGTAGCTTGGCAGAGCATGTTAGTGGAGAGGTCATGTCCTGGACGAATGGATATTCAATTCCCCACCTCCCATCTCGGCCGTCTCCGAAACCTATCAGCGATGATAATGAAAACCAGGTTATATCCAGGAACTAACTAACACAGGTCTAACATGTGCATACATATTCGTACATAATCAATTAGTACTGTACcgtgaaggatgagatcaCAACCAGCTAAGAAACGTGTGCCGCACGCGGGACAGGCAACAATAGGTATAGGCGATATCGATAAGGAAGTACGACGTAgtatgcatgcatgcatgaaTACACAAGAATATTAAGTTTAGTTGATGCTCCCcgtctaggtaggtactgtatCTCTTAACAAGCACTATCGTGTCAGCATGGGGCCCGGCGCCACAGGATCAAGGGGGCGTGGAGACGATATACTACAGTGCCGAATTCATTGGACGGTGTCAGCTGGCGTCTCTGGCTTTTATCTTGTCGTGACAAAGCATTGTACTGTGAGAACTCTCGATGGATTGAGTGAGGGTGAAGGGGGCCGGGACGGAATTGGAGGGAGCCAAATCGCACGTAatgcagccaaccaaccacGACAACTGAGCGAAGGAAACACGACCAGGGCAGCTGCTCGTATATACGTAAGTCCATTCCCTCTGTTATAGAGCTATTACTAGTACGCTGGGCTACCGCTACCAAAGTTGGTCGCAGGGAAATAAGGAAGTGCAGAGCCGAAAATCATTACCGTCTCCATATATCCGTTTCGGGCTCGAGACTATGTGTAATTTGGTGCAGTGGTATGGACTTAAGATAACTGATTAGTACCAAGGTATAAACCTGCGGGTAAATAACAGCGACAGGGTCGCGTATGCGTGTTGCTTAGAACGGagtcttgttgaagctcaTCGATTCCATCAAGCTCGGATCTTCTCAGGGGGAACCACAAAAAAAACTCTTCGATAAATGCTCtagatgtcgatgatgaggctgactTGTGATTTCGACTTTCTCTCCTTCCTCGTTCGCTTTAATGCTGGAGTCACCGCGTATAGTTTCCTCGCACGTGATAAGACACTAGAGCGGAAAAGGCACCGGAAGCAGGGGGTGGCCTGTCGAGTTTTACGTTTTACTCGCTTCGTGCATGGTTCGGTACCGGACGCTGGGTGCCTTTTTATAATGGAGAAGTGAAAGCAGAACCAACAGGTGGAGATTGAATCAAAATGCCTAGGACTTATGTAGCAGCGTAATGTAGTTGATCAGGCGATGTATGTAGCATATGACAGACACGTGCTTGATTGAACACGGGGAATTTCCTCTACCTTGGTGCCCAAGTTGGTAAGAAAACGAGAGTTATATTGTCacgtaggtacctacttTGATACTTGGTTCCTCAAGTGATGAGGTAGCTTCAACTGCTGTCGAACTCAATTCTTATTCCTTAGCCTCTAGGTACTTTCTCGGGACAAGCTACAGACTAGATACCAGTCCAGCCTCTGTGAGTGGTCGATCGGTGCAAGGGTCCACGAGGATCTAGCGGAAACAAAGCGCGCGAAAACAGCTGAGACGGGAAATAAGTTAGcaaagaggaaagaaaaggatcCTCCTACAGACTTGCATTAGTagggagaagaaaagatacTTGCAGTACTTTTCCTCATAAGTCCGGTGCACCTACCTGGCCGCACAACTACCTGACGTGAGGTGAGGTTTGATTTGACACACATGTGCTGTTACGTTTAGTACGGATCCATACCAACCGACCTATACCTCCCAACCTCACGTCGGCAGGTACTAGTTACCAAATCGGcctactactactactactactactactactactactactactactaccaCCGGTAGAGCTAATAGCTTTCTGTAATCTGCATTCACACCTTATTCGTGCTCTCCTCTCATTCGCCCCATTGCGGTGGTTTCGGTTGGTTGTTTGCTagtccatccatccctcCTAGGTGCCTGCCAGCCCAGGCCAAGTAGTCTAGGTACTGTACTTAGGTGAGGTGAGATAGCTCATAGGTACTGTAGCACTTCCTTttccagtcagtcagtcagtcactcTAGGCTTTGTCGAGCAAAATACATAATAATATTaaactaaggtacctaaccTTACTTTGACCCAAACtctctttcccttccctcctcttctgcCTAATTATACGGAGTACTATTCCCATTTCATTTTCCTCCTATAGTCAGCCTTTCCCTTTATCACTACTGTATGGTCCTCCACTCCTCCCATTCACTGACTTTGACTGGATTGTCGACTACCTATCTACTATCTACCCTCCTTCCCACGccactgacactgacacttACCCGATTTTCCTTTACAGTACTTTCCCGCTTGGAGGTGATCGTCTGAGCTTACTCCTATTCGCGAATACTCTTTTTATACTTAATCTATCCGACCTCTTCCTGGTCCGCAAGCAAACAATTTTGTccctccttgtccttgcgcACATTATTCTCGGCCCCCAATCCCCCAATCGTGGCCTATCTACGGAGTATCTTCCAGAGAAAAACTTTATCATTCATACCACGCCCGTTCCCAGGCGCATCGCGTACCACAAACTGTGCAACACAGCTGCACCTCCCCTTTACCCCAAAAACACCCTGAAACTATTCGATCGCGTCCTTCTCAGTCAGTGAGGTTGTACCTTTCTGCAGGGGATAGTGAGTGGCCCGCGCCGCGAAACCGTGTGCTCATTTGCGCGACAGCGATCTAATTCCGATTGCAGTTCCGACTGAGCTGGGGTGCTGAATGGCACTTGTGAGGAGGCCAGCTTCTGTAACCAAAACCCGCTTCTTTTTCGACAGGCCCATGCCCATCGACAGCGGCCgcgagaaaaaagaaagcaattCGGCCACTAACGAGCTTTGGATGACAAGGGGATTTGTCACTTTCATGCTTCAGCATTCATGCTAGGCCAGCTCCCTCCCTATTGAACCCACCACTATCATCTTTCCTTAGACCGATACACGCTGGTCGCAACACGCCTCGCTCTATCAGAGTTTCGGGATTTAAATGCATATTTTTCTAATCTCACGCGCTCTCCGCCGCCAGACTCATTTCCTTTTTTCAGCCTATTACCTCAGCTCGACTTTTGGGGTGATTTAGTCCGATTACAACCCGCTTTCAGCACGCGCCCCACGACTCTATTTCAGCCTTTGGGCAATCGGATCAGAGCCACTGATTTACATATTCCTGCGACCATCTGCACAACACCTAGGTAGTGAAACGCGTTCGCCCGTCTGCGGCCTGCTCATTTCCTTGAACCAGACGCCGTCACGTGTAACCCAGTAGCGAGTTCATGCATCCAATCATCAAAGCTTCTACTGCTCATACTTCATCTTGACTGATATTGGGATTACCTTGAAGTCTTCTTGTTATTGCAGATCCGTGATAAGCAGTTGCTTGAACCATTGGGCCCACGATGGCCACAGGGGAAGATGTCTGGGACTCTCTCCCAGAGGGGGAGCAAAAGTCTGTCTGGGATGAGACAGAACGCAATTTCTGGGTTAACCTTCGCAGCAAGAAGGATGCagaaaacaaaaagattGAGAAGGATTTCCAGCTCTCGATTAACGAAGTCAGGTTGAAACTCAGTGACCTTACAGGGCAGCGAAGTCAACTGAAAGAATCTCAATCCCGACTGGCCAGGGAACTCGCTAAAGTCGAGGCCGAACTGGCACGCACCACGGATGAGTGCGAGGAGAAGGCCAGTCGACTTGAGCGCATTGAGCAGGACTACCGCGCGTCACGCCAGAAGAGAACAGAAACACTCCATGATATTTGGTTCAAAATGCGTCGATTCTTTAGACaaaaaagaggagaggatcCTGATGCCCCAGACCATCTCGGACCCGAATCAGAAGGCATTGTTCTACCCGAAATGTTGCCAGAGGTATCCTCAGGCTTCAATGGAACGACCCCACGAGTAGAGCCTACTAATGGAACTGCAGTGGTAGCGGAGGgacctgaagaagaagaagaagatgacgaggatcGTATGGAAGGCGTTGAGCACCACGATAATAGGGGAGCTGAGAGCCTTGTTGAtattgttgatgctgatggcaATGTGATTGGACCCGTGGAACAGATAGAGCCTTGGAACCAATGGGTTGAGGGTATCCAAGAATTGGAGATACGAAGACCCGTCAAGATCCGCCGAGGACGACGCTTTAACACTACACATCTTGCAGGCATTTACGAGCGAACTGAGGCGAAGGGGGTCAAATGGCTCTCCTGTATGATTCAAGCGACCGGGGCGATACAGGCCAAGAGGTGCCTGTCTTGCGACAAGAACCAGGGCGCCTTTGACGACTGCATCATTGTCGGCGGGGATCTCTTTCAGAAGTGTGGCAACTGTGAATGGAATCGCCAGGGATGCCATGGTTCTTCAGGAGACACGATTGACATACTAGCATCGAGGGAGAGGGCACAACGgaagaagcagctggagGATGGAGCCCAAGAGACTTCTGCAGACCGATCCTCAGAAACAGTACACCAGACCGTTGAAGTTCAGCCGAGGTCTGAGCAAACAAGTCAACCAGAACCTCGGCGGGTCGATGAACAGAATTCTGTTCCCTATCGGCCACCTTCACCAAAGCCCACTTTACAAAACCCTGAGCTACCGTCTGAGAGACAAGCGGATAGACAAATTGAGAGACAACCCGAGCGACAATACCAACGGCAATCCGAAAACCAGCCTGAACGACCAGTTGAGCCCCAACCTGCGTCACAGACTGAGCGTCAAGCAGCTTGGACCACTGCACCACAACCAGAACGGCGCCCGGAACGCCAACCCGAGAAAGTTCCAGATCGACCTAATGAACGGTTCCATGATGTGATCGCTGCGAGGGCCCCAGAACGGACTGTGGAAGTAGCACCAATCCAAATCGCCGAACGTCCTCGTGAAATGTCTTACAGACCAGTCTATGGTGCCCCCCCTGGACCTCCAAGCCGACCGACAACGGCTCCCAGGTCAGATTATGCCCCGGAACGAATGATTGACCCCGTGGATTCGCCCTTACCGACACCAATATATCCTCAATCCAGGTCCCTGGAAACACCACGTTCTGTGCTTCCCTCAGGTGTTCTGCGCCGCAGTCCTCATGAAatcctccatccatcaacagagcttgatggcccTGCCAGAGACTATCGCGGTTCTGATCCAGCTCACATATCAAGAGAGCCTGAGCAAATACACACTCCACAGGAGTATCGCGTGGCTGCTGGTTTTACGCCGGCCAATGTGAGAAGTCGACCTCCATCTAGTGATCGAGGAAGACCAACTCCACCATCTCTATCCCTGGACCCTTCATCGCAGCCACCTGAATCTCCTCCTGCCCAACCACTGGAAGAGATTACCCGAGAGAATATGGTCCTCAAGAACGACGGAAATGTTTACACCTATCCTGAATGCGTCGCTGGGGTGCCATTGGTCAAGATTAATGAGGAACACCCCTATTGGGAGCCCAACTGGCCCAATGTCAAGACACTCATTGAACCACAGCTTGCTCGATGGCGTGAGAAGCACCAGGCTGCTATTGAAGCAGGCCCGAAGCAGGATAAGGGTGGTTCCTCAAAGTATCAAATCGGCAGACAGGTCAACCGCGGTATCAAAATTCTCGAATTCCACGAAAACGGCCCAATCAGTCCCTA
Proteins encoded in this region:
- a CDS encoding chitin synthase export chaperone — its product is MSGFGDFTSICETAPLPLCASVGPTLQATGRTGIEPECYARNIELANTIIFEGAASVMHIVALIMTVIMILHVRSKFTAVGRKEILSFFYLYMLLTAMSLIIDAGVAPPGSDPYPYFVSVQNGLSSAVITCLLINGFVGFQLYEDGTPLSVWMMRISSLAAFAISFLVSLATFKSWAGLGPTNTVGLFVVLYLLNAVQLFVYVAMQILLVTRTLQDRWPLGDIAFGIFFFVAGQVLLYAFSSKICVAISHYLDGLFLATVCNLLGVMMVYKYWDSITKEDLEFSVGTRMNNWEVKELLPEEDRRATVFSEDPYAQSSSYDLPYSPGAARYSAKY